The Vanessa cardui chromosome 27, ilVanCard2.1, whole genome shotgun sequence region taagcacgtgaaaaatCAGTGGTGCTACTATTGGTTTGTTTGTTACAAAAATGGTATCAAAATTTGTTGcctaattctaaagatctaagcaaacgtAGGGCCAGACAGCGGTGACTTTGAAtcatactgtgtaatgatgtgtaatgataattataatgatataattacgtataaattatatgtaaagcgTAGTTAAGGTACTTTTAATATCGTATTTAAAATTggttcaattattaaataaaaaacaaaatatatgtacatttttttaatcactCGTCGTCTTCGTTTGccggaataattttaatataatttattatctaatatttGCTATCAAATTACCACGCGTGGGCGAAACCGTGGGCGGCGTATGTGATGGGCGCGTGGGCGACGGGAGCGGGGTGGGTCTGAGAGAGAGACTGGGTCGACACGGAGTGGCTACCGGCGACGATGGGAGCGGAGTAAGCTCCAGCGGTGTAAGCGCCAGCGATGTAAGCTGGGGCGGCGTAGGCGGGAGCGGCGTATGCCACGGGAGCAGCGTGGCCGGCGAGCTGGCGGGCGATGACGGGAGCGGCGTTGGCGGCAGCACCGTCGATAGCAGCGGCGGCGGTCTGAGCAGCGTTCACGGCCTGCCAGGCGTGGTCCTCAGCGGCGTTGATGGCTTTGCCGTGGTTCTCTGCGACCTGGTCGTTGATCTGTTGGACGGTGTCGACGGCGGCGCGAGCGTGGTCGGAAGCTTCGACATGGGCGTCGATGGCAGCACCCTCGATGTCACCAGGGGGGATAGTTGGGACGGCCACTGGGGCAGCGTGCGCTATCGCCACGGGGGCAGCGGCGTAGGCCAAGGGTGCAGCGTGAGCTACAGTCCATGGTGCTGCGTGGTTGATAAGACCACTGGAGTAGGATGTGGCCAGCAGGGCGCCGGAGGGCGCGGCTGCGGCGCAAGCGAAGACGGCGGCGGCTACAatctgttgaaaaaaaaaaacaattaacgaAACATGACCTTCTGAAATTGTACGAATAGCAAAACACGCTCGCTTTCAATGGCACAAGTAAAAGTATCTCGATCTCAAATTAGCAAGCAATCAATTAAACAGCATTGAGAATTAATCGATTCACAGTAAATAATAAACCAACCAGAAATCTCATCGTGCACTTCTGTTCGACTGCTCGAAAGCTACTGATAGATTCTGCAACGAATCGCACAGCTTTTATACCCACTCGGCTGTGACTAAACGGAACTCGAGCGAGTAACTGGCCACTATCAAGGGCGCAAGGGTGCCAGGAAGCGATTTTGACAGATCTCCACGCGGCAAGTATGACATGTGTTCGAATTTGGAATGCGGCCaatgttatttactttttaatgtcaGATTTGTCCGGCCACGCAAAGGACCACCTTTCTTATTCCGAATcgaattacattaattaaattttagattgTTGTTAGCATTGGTTAGAAATGTCTGGGATTTCGACGCGTACGGACGTCTTATATGTTgaattatagtttatttgatCAGTTCATTACAAGTGCATATTCAGGCAAAATTTACGTAACCTTTCTAAATTTGACTATACCTAGCGCTGTATGTTACATCGGATCGTTAGTAACTGGATCTAGAATTACGTTTTGTGTGTGATTACCTGTTTGTACAACTAAAGAAACCATTATAACTTTAAACAAATCGCTGTGTTAATCTAGAATTcatgggaaatttacatacaacaacagcctgtaaattcccactgctgggctaaaggtctcctctccctttgaggagaaggtttggaacatattccaccacgctgttccaatgcgggttggtggaatacacatgtttcagaatttctatgaaatttgtcacatgcaggtttcctcacgatgttttccttcaccgctgagtacgagatgaattataaagacaaattaagcacatgaatcagcggtgcttgcctgggtttgaacccgcaatcgtcggttaagatgcacaagttctaaccactgggccatctcgactcaaaattTACAtagatattgattattattttaaacaaaaaatatatgaaccgTGTTGTttggtatattaatatatagtttaatattcTACACGAACGATAAGTAAACGCTTGTCACgtctttatactaaattaagGGTTGCAAAGTACAgctaattatatcatatataatataataaaaaccgcTTCGAATATCTATCTCAATAGGGAATCATAAAATAAACGTCTTCTCTTACATATAGTTTACAgcatatataaagaatatagaTGTTGAATTATCTgacatatcaattaaatatgtacaCACCATTCACAAATGTTAATATATCAActcattgtaaaatattttatatttatacaatataagaaaaagaaggaaattactCATATTTATGTCTATTGTAAATGGATTAAGTATGTTGTCATTTTTGgcattaaatatatgtagtcCAAGTATGTCGCACAAATATACCCACGTcaatttgtatgtataagtCGTTATGTACAATGTATTACGGTGTTCTGTTAGCGTGTTCAATGGTGTTCCGGCACAGAATAGAACCTCCTCTTCTATGTGTAAGAGCTGAAGCTGAAGcccattacaatatattaaatacgtatCTATAAAACATAAGCACTTTGGATGTACGagtacgagatggcccagtggttagaacgcgtgcatcttaaccgaggcaagcacctctTTATATATGTGATtcatttgcgtttataattcatctcgtgctcggcggtgaaggaaaacgcatgtgtctaatttcttagaagttctgccacatgtgtatttcaccaacccgcattggaacagcgtggtggaatatataccAAACCTTccaaacctcaaagggagaggaggctttagccgagctgtaagaaatttacaggctgttgttgttgttgttgttttcgtCGACTAACTGCTTTAAACGATCTATCATTGTGGATAGATTTCGATCGTTTCTATCGTAGTCTTGAACGAAATTATTACCATAGATATATGtgtgcatattattattttttatggtataggtttgcggacgagcatatgggccagctgatggtaagtggtcaccatcacccatagactatgacgctgtaagaaatattaactattccttatatcgttaatgtgccaccaaccttgggcactaagatgttatgtcccctgtgcctgtatttgcactggctcacttaccctttaaaccggaacacaataatattgagtactattatttggcggtagaattaccgatgagtgggtggtacctacccagacgggcctgccctaccaccaagaattagTATTAGTAATTAAGAAAAACCAGTTCAATCGAAGGTATGGCTTAACCGGAAGTAATCCAGCGCTTAACCACCCGGAtatgtttaatgttatttgaaaacatgtttgcgtttttttaatgtcaaatttaatGGTGTCTACTGCTAAAAAGTAAtctatatattcattatatgtcATTTGTAGACTGTTTGTCGTTTCTAGGGTCTAAATATaatcacaaaatcaaaatatactttattcaagtaggctttagaCCATTAGAAGTACCACagattttcatgtgtttaatacgtgtttataattcatctcacatgtgtctaatttttaattcaacagGCTCTTACTTAATAAACCTTGAGAaatccaatcaaatcaaataaaaatatactttattcgagtaggcttttacaagcacttttgaatcgtcattttacaattaagtgaagcaaccaccggttcggaatgtaaattCTATCGAGAATAATCAGAAAGAAACTCTAtagttactcttattcaacatttaaaaatacaaagtcatgttagctaaatacaattacatatgtatataatatatcctggtctgggtaggtaccacccactcatcagttattctaccgccaaacaacagaacaccgtattattgtgttccggtttgaagggtgagtgagccagtgtaactaaaggcacaagggacataatatcttagttctcaaggttagtggtgccctgacgatttaaggaatagttaatatttcttacagcgtcattgtctatgatggtgaccacttaccatcaggtggcccatatgctcgtccgccaccctgtaccacaaaaaaaacaagtataatGTTAcgttttttatcatatacatatataatcttgtattgaataatatgccttcaaTCCAAAATCATTACAAACgacattatacattttaatgacgtaaatttaatatatatattgatcaaAGTCGAAgcatactatattcaagtaTATATATGTTCATACATACTTACAAGCTTTTCGAATCTTAATTTAACAaggttatattaatttgaatataaagttattacaaGTTTCGAATGTTGGGCGTGGCGAAAAGCATTGACAAAAAACTTACTGTAAAGAAGTTACTGTTTCGTTACAAAGtacatgtaatattatatacaattatatttatgttggaACATCAGTGAATACTTACTCCGAGCTTTTCTATCGTTTATATcctataaagtataatataattaataattctattgtactgtttgtttcccaaaaataagtaaatagacaaatgaaatcaatattttttgttgtactTTTGCGCGATTTTCTATAAAGTTAACAGACAGAAATCGTCACGCTAATGAGAGCGCCTAGCTTAAGGTTATGCTAAGGCTTATGTTtggcacttgtattatggaaaatcacaagtaacgacggtaccacaaacactcagacccgaggcaacatagaaaagtaattaaCTTTTTGTCTATATCgactgggaatcgaacctgggacctcggagtggcgtacccatgaaaaccggtgtgcacacaactcgaccacgaaTGTTGTCAAACTGTATAATTACATCAATTGAAAGGTTGATCACTAAAGCTGTAGTATAAAACGTATCATTGCAGAATTTTTATtcggtaattatattataaatgtgaaaataactatgTCTTTccgtctgtcgatctttcacgaccaaaccgctgaatcaaatttgataaaaattggtAAAAACTCCTAGAAAGGAAACTCCTaggaaggctactttttttgcctgacacatgacaactaacaccctaaaacgtgCGAACCGCGGGCGTAATTATAACTGTATAATGAAATCAATTGAAAGGTTGATCACTAGAGCTCTAGTAAAAAACCTATCACCGttgaataaaatcataaatgtcAGTGAGTGTTACGCGACATTGaagataattattatgacatttaaAGGATACAAGTGTCATAAAAGTGTAGCAGAGAAAGGCGTACAGTCGTTTTATAACTTTACGATATAAAGTGACATTATACAGAATGTTCTTTAGAAGTAAATTTGGGAATTGTTATGCCCTTTGTAACtgaagtatatttgtttttagtgtTTATACATCAAAGTACGATTAGGACTTACGCACGCGAGTACAAAGGATTCCGTACcatcataatattaaacaaagtcgctcaccgctgtctatccctgtatgcttagatctgcggatttttaatagattgattgattaatgTTATGACTAATTTGATACCTTTTcactacaaagtataaaacaaagtcgctttctctgtccctatatccctacaACAACagccgtaaattcccactgctgggctgaaggcctcctctccttttgaggagaaggtttggaacatattccaccacgctgttccaatgcgggttggtggaatacacatgtggcagaatttctatgaaatttgtcacatgcaggtttcctcacgatgttttccttcaccgctgagcacgagatgaattataaagacaaattaagcacatgaatcagcggtgcttgcctgggtttgaacacgcaatcatcggttaagatgcacgcattctaaccactgggccatctcagctctttaaagagctgagatggccaaagAGCTATATCCCTatctatgtttaaatctttaaaactacgcaacggattttgatgaggtcttttttaatagatagagtgatttgaggggaaggtttatatcgtatatataatttatggacACTTATAATACAGTAcggaaacgaaaatatttttttttatattttgttgccggctaatctctggaacggctggaccgattttgacgggacttccactggcacaaaatttatatagtaaggagtaacttaggctacaatagtatatttttttcgttaaattcaaacgcgtacaaggtcgcgggcacagctagtatattctACAACCAAACACcaattcttagtattgttgtgttccgttttggagggtgagtgagtcagtgtaacaggCATGAGGGACATAACACAactcccaaggttagtggcacataaGTTTGTAAGGAATAATTTCCTACAGCTTCAAAGTCAAGGTCGTTAGTGACAACTTACCCCCAGGTACCTATGTGTATGAAACAAGCAATCAGGAATCTTAATCTTTAAAGATCATATGTAGAgttactaatttttattaatttactagcgacccaacccggcttcgcacggatgcaatgctggtacaaaatatagtagagaatgtttgaattaaaagtgtgttgtttgtttataatacaaaaactttctCCTCGAGTctctctatctaataaaaaaaccgcatcaaaatccgtttcgtaattctaaagatc contains the following coding sequences:
- the LOC124541104 gene encoding larval/pupal cuticle protein H1C-like → MRFLIVAAAVFACAAAAPSGALLATSYSSGLINHAAPWTVAHAAPLAYAAAPVAIAHAAPVAVPTIPPGDIEGAAIDAHVEASDHARAAVDTVQQINDQVAENHGKAINAAEDHAWQAVNAAQTAAAAIDGAAANAAPVIARQLAGHAAPVAYAAPAYAAPAYIAGAYTAGAYSAPIVAGSHSVSTQSLSQTHPAPVAHAPITYAAHGFAHAW